CGCCGCGCTCATCCCCATGCCGACGTTGTCGCCGACATCGATGTCGTGATTGCCCCCGACGCAGCCACTGCCCGTGGACTGCTGGCCGAGAATCTCGGCGAAAGCGACGGAGAGGTAATCCTTTACGTCGGAACACCAGCCGGACTTGCCGGGCTGGTCGCCGACATCTACGCGCTGGGTATAGCGGATGGCGCCGTGCTGATCCCGGGCGCACCGGGAGTAGCCGACCTCATCCGCGACGCAGTGATGCCGGCGTTGCAGGCGATGGACTTGTTCACCGATTCCGCATCCCAGGCGCTGCCGGCATGAGCGTGACCGGCGAGGACTACCGCGCCGCGCTGCGTCGTCACCCGGCGGGCGTGGTCATCATCACTCTGATGTCCGAGTCCGGTCCGGTGGGATTCACTGCGACGTCGTTCACCTCGTTGTCGCTGGACCCACCGCTGGTGTGCTTCAACATCACGCACACCTCGTCGAGCATCACGGCCTTGCGCAGAGCACGTTCGATTGCCGTTCATCTGCTCGGCGAGGAGCAGCACGCGCTGGCCAAGCGGTTCTCGGCCAGTGCCGAGCAAAGATTCGCCGATGCCGCCCTGTGGACGACTCTGGAGACTGGTGAACCGCTGCTGCTGGGAACCTCGACGTGGCTGTGCGCCACTATCGATCAGATGGTCCCAGCGGGCGATTCCACATTGGCCATCGCACTGGTGACGCGGATCCATCGCGACCACGCGGCCCCGTCGCCACTGCTTTACCACGACGGTACATACCACCGCGCGGACGTGTTGAAGGTCTGAGCTCAGCGATCCCGCAGCGCCCAGGCGATGGCCTGGGCCCGGTTTACCGCGCCGTACTTGCGCAGAATGTGCTTGACGTGGGACTTCACGGTACCTTCTGTGATGACCAGTTGGTCTGCGATGGCCTGATTGGTGGCACCGGTCACCATAAGCTCGAGGACCTCCGCCTCTCTCTCAGTCAGATCAACAAGCCCCTCTGTAGCACAACGTGATTCACCCACGCCGACCTCACTTGGGCGGGTTGAGTCCGCACCCGACTCGCATAACTGGTCGATGCTGTCTACAGCTCCGAAGAATAGCTCGCGCACGTTGTCCCGCTGGGCGCGCAAGCGCTCGAGCAGCATGGCTCTCTCGTAGATGTGGCTGAACCCGTCGGCGAATGCCCACAGGACATCCCGGTCGCCCTCGTCGACTCGTCGCGGCAACGGATGATGATCGGTATGCAGAAACCCGATCACCTCGTCCCCCACCACCAGCGGTGCGACAACATAGGAGCGGGACTGCCCCGCCGCGACGATGAGGGGCCGGTACACCGGTGCATTCGCAGTGTCGTAGACCAGCGAGGGACGCCGACGCGACAACATCTCGGCCTCTGGCGCGGTCTCCGACAGCGGGACCCGTTGATTGATCCAGTCGCTGAACCACGATGTTTCCGTACCGTCAGCCCGGTCATGCAGGACCAGCGGAGTCCAGCTGCGATTCTCCACCTTGGACAGCACCGCCCGGTGAAAACCGCACCGCAACACGAGTTCCTCACAAGCGCTTTCGATCAGCGCCGTCGAGCTGGGCAGTCCGCGGAGCCTGGACAGGCCTGCCGCACAATCAGCCAACCGTTGGCCGCGCATCGCCGTGTCGTGCAGGTACCAGTCCATCGCCAGCTGCTGAAGTCCCAACACCAGATCACATAGCCGATTGGCCTCCGCCACGGCACTGTTAGACGTGTGACGCAACCGATCGATGCAGGCGTGGGTCAATGTCGAGATCATCTCCGCCGCCCGCCAGGGCACATCCCACTCGACAGCGGGAAGCGTTAGTTGCGTGCCGAGGGCGGTTTGAATGTGCTCGCTGGCCACCCGCAGCCGTTCGACTAACTCCATCTCGCGCGACCACCACTCGGTCCTGGATCGTGTTGAGGCCGAACGCGTCCCGTCGCTGGCCAGGGAAATGCTCATTTCCGCCGTCGCTCATCTAGTCGGGATTCTCGCAGATAACAGGCAATGGCAGCGGCGCGGTTGCCGGCTTTCAGCTTGTGCAGAATATGCTTCACGTGGGATTTGACCGTGCTCTCCGCTACAGTCAGCCGGTCGGCCAACTGCGCGTTGGTGGCGCCACTGGCCAACAGCGCCAACACCTCTCGCTCACGAGCGGTCAACCGCGCCAACGGTTTTGACGTGTGCCCATCCACCTGATGCGGCGCAGGCACCGCCGGGGTCGGTGTCGGGGTTGCCGACGCAGCCAAGGAAATGCCGGGCACCTCGTCGAATTCGGTGAGGGCCCGGATTGCCGCATCGCAGACTTCCGCGACGCTGCGACGTTGCTGTTCGGCACGTCCGTTGAGAATGGCCCGCTCGTAGGCAACCCCCACCCCGTCGGCGTACAGCCGCAAGAGATCCCGGTCGATCGCCGTCACGACCGGCTCCCGGCGGTCTGCGTGTAGCAGACCGATGACAGCCGACATAGCGATCACGGGTGCCACGACGTAGTCACGGCAGCCCGTCCGTCGCACCAGCGGTTCGTACGTCCGTTGCTCGTTCGGGGCGTCGTTGACCATGGCCGGCACGCGCCGACGAACCACCTCCGCCTCCACCAGCGGCGATGCCAGCGGGATGTGGAGATCGGCGATTTCCTCATCGATCTCCAAGGCGACCTGCCCGGTTTCATCGCGGACATACAGAGTTTCCGGAGTCCATACCGACCCACGAACCGTCGAGAACATCACGCGGTCAAAGGCGCCACATCCGCACAGCCACCGCGGAGCACTGTCGAGAACCCCTTCAGCGACAGTCTCAGCGCGCGTCCGTTCCAGAGCATCGAGAACTGCACTCAACGCAGCGGCAGACAGTTCGCTGTGCCGCCGCACTGCACCGAGACGCCCGGCACTCAACTGGGCCAATTCGTCCGCCATCCCGTCTAGGACGAGCAATTCAGGCGAGACATCGATGTCGATGGCGGCACACTCCTCGAGCTTCGCGAGCCGATGCGGCTCGCCATTAACTAGCTCCCACATCATCGTGAGCTGTGTCACGTTTGTCAACGGGGCAAAAGACCCTAGCTGCAGTCGGCTGCGGTGGGCCAACCCGGCGCGACAGCGGCAAGATTCTTGACAGCGACATCAGTGAGTTAGTTATTCTTCATTCACTACAGCTGAGCATCGAAAGGGAACCGTGCCCATCCCGCACCCTTGGCAAGACCGGCTTGCCCTTCCGGCGATCGCCGCACCGATGACCTCCGTTTCCGGGCCTGAACTCGTGATCGCCGCGTGCCGAGCGGGCGTGATCGGCGCCTTTCCGACTCATAACGCGCCCAGTTCCGCCGCACTCGACGACTGGCTCGACCAGATCAGCGCCGATCTGACGCCTGGGTGCGCGCCGATGGCGGCAAACCTGGTGGTTCATCGCACCAACGGGCGGCTCGACTCCGATCTGATCAGCCTTTGCCGCCACAATGTCGAACTGGTCATCACCAGTGTCGGTTCACCTGAGCCGGTTGTCGGACCACTGCACGAGATCGGCGCTCAGGTCTACGCCGACGTCGCCAGCCTCGGCCACGCCGAACGGGCACTGGCCGCGGGGGTGGATGGTCTAATTCTGCTGTCCGCCGGCGCCGGCGGACAGACAGGCTGGGCGAATCCATTCGCATTTGTCCGCGCCGTTCGCCGACGCTATGCCGGGCCCCTCGTGTTGGCCGGGGGCATCACCGACGGCAGATCGATTCTCGCCGCACAGGTTCTCGGGGTCGACTTCGTCTATCTGGGAACGAAGTTCATCGCGACTGACGAGAGTATGGCCACGCCCGAATATCAAGCCGCCCTGGTCCGTTCGACGATGGACGATGTCCGGTTGTCCAGCCGGGTCGGGGGCATCCCGGCCAATCTGCTGGCCGACTGGTTAACCGCAGCGTGCCAGTCCGGCGATGATGACGACGCCCGTAATCCGGCATTCGACCAGGACCAGTTGCTGGCCAACAGAACGGCGTGGAGCGCAGGACACAGCGTATCCGGCGTATCCGCGATCACCCCGGTGCCCGACCTGGTCAGCGCGCTCGTCAAGGAGTACGGCGAAGCACGCGATCAACCTCTGGAATTAGCGATCAATGATTAGCGTCGACAAGGCTGCCATACCTCCGGCGGAGCGGGTGTATCACCAGATAGAGGTGACTATCGGGATTCCGTTGGCGATCAGGCCGCGCAGCTTTAGTGTTTCATCGTTCACTATCCGACTGCGGCCACATCTTCGCTGCCGCCGGGACAAGGGATTCAGATGCCGGTCTTGAGTACTGACGTCGACACCAACTCGGACACCTACCTCGGCAACGTCCAGGTGCAATCGGCCGCGGTCGCCGCTCTGCGGGAGCAACTCGAACTCGTCGCAGCCGGCGGCGGTCCACGCTACGTGCAACGCCACCATGACCGTGGCCGCCTGCTGGCACGAGAGCGAATCGAATTGTTGGTGGACCGCGACGCACCGTTCGTGGAACTGTCCGCCCTTGCCGCCTGGGGTACCGAATTCAACGTCGGTGCCGCCATCGTCACCGGCGTCGGCGTGGTCAGCGGAACCGAGTGCATGATCATCGCTCACGACCCCACCGTTCGCGGTGGGACGATGAACCCCTACACATTGCGAAAGAACTTGAGAGCGCTCGAGATCGCGCGCGTCAATCGACTGCCGGTGGTCTACCTCGTCGAGTCCGGCGGTGCCGACCTGCCCACCCAAGCAGAACTCTTCGTTCCCGCGGGAAGGATCTTCCACGAGCTGACCGAACTGTCGGCGATGGGCATACCGAGCATCGCGCTGGTATTCGGCAACTCAACCGCCGGTGGCGCCTACGTGCCCGGCATGTGCGACTACGCCATCTTGGTCGACAAGCAGGCCAAGGTGTTTCTCGGCGGCCCTCCCCTGGTGAAGATGGCCACCGGCGAGGACGCCGACGACGAGGCGCTCGGTGGTGCCGACATGCACACGCGCGTCTCCGGGCTCGGTGACTACTTCGCAAAGGACGAGGTCGACGCAATCCGGATCGGGCGTGACGTCGTCACTCACCTCAATTGGCGCAAGCTCGGACCGGGACCCACACAGCCTGCCGACGAACCGCTTTACGACACCGAAGAACTGCTCGGCATCGCGTCGGGCGATTCCAAGATGCCGTTCGACCCGAGGGAAGTCATCGCACGGATTGCGGACGGATCTCGATTCTCCGAGTACAAGCCGCGCTGGGGCACCAGCATCGCCACGGGGTGGGCGTCGATCCACGGCTTCCCCGTGGGAATCCTTGCCAACACGCGTGGCGTGCTGTTCTCCGAAGAATCCAAGAAGGCAACCGAATTCATCCTTCTGGCAAACCAGACCGACACACCGCTGATCTTTCTTCAGAACGTCACCGGTTACATGGTGGGCACCGAATACGAACAGGGCGGCATCATCAAAGACGGCGCCAAGATGATCAACGCCGTCACCAACAGCACCGTGCCGCACATCACCGTCAACATGGGCGGATCGTTCGGTGCCGGGAATTACGGTATGTCCGGCCGAGCCTACGACCCGCGGTTCATGTTCAGCTGGCCCAACGCCAAGCTCGCGGTGATGGGCGCCGCCCAGCTGGCCGGTGTGCTGTCCATCGTGGGTAAGGCCGCCGCACAATCGGCAGGACGCGAGTTCGATCACGAGGCCGACGCAGCGCGAACTGCCGAGATCGAAGCTCAGATCGAGCGGGAATCACATGCGTTCTACGTCTCGGCTCGCATCTACGACGACGGTGTTATCGACCCGCGGGATACCCGCTCGGTACTGGGATTGGCGCTGTCGGCAACACATTCCAACGCGATCGAAGGACGCCGCGGCTTCGGCGTCTTCAGGATGTGAGGACCGTGATAACCAAGCTGCTCATCGCCAACCGCGGCGAAATCGCTTCGCGCATCATCCGTACCGCGCGAGAGATGGACATCAAAACCGTCGCGGTGTACTCAGACGCCGACTGCCATGCACCGTATGTGGCGGCGGCCGACGAGTCGGTGCACCTGCCCGGGACGACACCGGGCGATACCTACCTGCGTGCCGACCTCATCCTGGACGCCGCCGGGCGAACCGGAGCCGACGCGATTCACCCAGGGTATGGATTCCTCTCCGAGAACGCGTCTTTCGCGGCCGCCTGCGGGGAGCGCGGTGTGATCTTCGTCGGGCCGAGCCCGGCCGCCATCACGGCGATGGGCTCCAAGGTCGCCGCAAAAGAACTCATGGCACAGGCCGGAGTCCCCGTTCTGCCGGGTACGACGGTCCAAAGCGGCGAGGATCTCGATGCCGAGCGGCTCGCCGATGCCGCCGAGAACATCGGCTATCCGATCCTGGTGAAGGCAGCATTCGGCGGTGGCGGGCGCGGCATGCGGATCGTGGCTGATGCCGACAGCCTGGTGGAGGCGGTGCAGAGCGCACAGCGCGAAGCTGCGTCGGCGTTTGGTGATGGCACCGTGTTTCTGGAGAAGTTCGTCCAGTCGCCACGGCACATCGAGGTGCAGATCTTCGGCGACGGCCACGGCACCGTCGTGCACCTCGGCGAACGGGAGTGCTCGATCCAGCGCCGATATCAGAAGATCATCGAGGAGGCGCCGTCCACAGCCGTCGACGCCGCACTGCGCGACGAACTCGGCCGGGCCGCCGTGGCGGCGGGGAAAGCGTTGGGCTACGAGGGCGCTGGCACCGTCGAATTCGTGATGGCACCCGACGGATCGTTCTATTTCCTGGAGGTCAACACCCGGCTGCAGGTCGAGCATCCGGTGACCGAGATGGTCACCGGCATCGATCTGGTGCGCGCTCAACTCCTGGTTGCCGCCGGTGAGCCGCTGCCGGTCGACATGATCGACGTGCAGCCGCGCGGCCATGCGATCGAGGTTCGCCTCTACGCTGAAGACGTTGCTGCCGGGTTCATTCCGGTATCCGGATCCTTGACGGTGTTGGACTTCCCCGATGTACCCGGCATCCGCGTGGACGCAGGATTCGAGTCGGGATCGGTGATCAGCACCTTCTACGATCCAATGCTGGCCAAGGTCATCGGATTCGCCGATACCCGGGATGCGGCCTGCTCGCGACTGGCCCGGGCTTTGACCGAGACCCGAGTCCATGGTGTCGCCACGAACCGTGACCTGCTTATCGGCATTCTGCGCGAACCGGAATTCCGTTCGGGTGCGATCGACACCGGTTACCTGCAACGCCACGACCCGGCTGTGCTCATGGGCGATCACCGTGATGCGGTTCAGATTCACGCCCTCGTCGCGGCGCTGGCGGACCAGGCGTACCGTCGCGCTACCACAGCGGTTCTGCCGGGGCTGCCCTCGGGCTTTCGTACCCTGCCCAGCTCCGACCAGAAGGTCAGCTTCACGCACGGTGATTGCACGATCGATGTCGGGTACCGCTTCGATCGCGGGAGGCTCAACGCAACCGTCGCGGGATGTGATCTCCCCGTTCGTGTTCTGGCGGCATCCGGAGAATCGGTCGACGCTGAGATAGCCGGAATTAGGCGGCGCTACAGCGTCATTCGGGATGGAGTGCACCACTACGTCGACAGCTCGCTAGGCTCGACCGCGCTGCGCGAACAGGAACGCTTCCCTGATCCGTCGGCCAACGCCGAGGCCGGATCCCTGACCGCACCGATGCCCGGAGCAGTGGTACGCATTGAGGTCATCCAAGGCACCCGGGTGCAAGCCGGCACCCCGATCGTCGTGTTGGAAGCGATGAAGATGGAACACACCGTGCGGGCACCCGCCAACGGCGTGGTCGCCGCGATCTCAGTGACCGCGGGTGACCAGGTCGAGTCCGGGCAGGTGCTGGCCATCGTCAGTGTGGACGATTCGGAATGAACGTTGGGGAACGCTGATGGGACTCGATTATCCGGCCCTGCTCGATGACCTACGAGAAGAGTCCGATCAGCTCACTACACACCTGCGAGACCTCACCGAGCGGCATTGGGATCTGCCCACCCCCGCGGCAGGCTGGACGATTCGCGACCAGGTCAGCCATCTCGCTTTCTTCGATGACACGGCGCGGATGGCCATGAGCGATCCTGACCGGTTCCGGGCCGAGGCGAACCGACTCATGGCCGGTGGCATGGATTTTCCCGACCGAATCGCCGCTGAGCACCGGGACCGCCCGGCATCGGAGCTTCTCCCGTGGTTTGTCGATGCGCGTGAGCGACTGCTGGCCGCTTTCGCGAGCGACGACCCCCGCCGGCGCCTGCCGTGGTTCGGACCCGATATGAGTGTCGCATCGTCGGCGACTGCACGATTGATGGAGACCTGGGCCCACGGCCAAGATGTCTACGACACACTCGGTCTGACTCACCCACCCAGCCCTGGGCTACGCAGCATCGCCCATCTGGGTGTGGCGACCTTCGCCTTCGCGCACAGGCTCAATGAGTTGGAGATTCCCGAACAACCCGTCCGCGTCGCGCTGTACTCAGCGGATGGCGACGTGTGGGCGTGGGGACCCGAAGGCGCAGCCGACCAAGTGACCGGTAGTGCTGAGGATTTCGTGCTCACTGTCACCCAGCGGCGACACTGGACCGAGACGGCTTTGGATGCCAGGGGCGCAGTTGCACGTCGTTGGCTGGACATCGCGCAGGTGTTCGCCGGGGCCCCCAGCCGGCGCTCGGTGAGCAAATGACGCGCCCTGTTCGGATCGGCAATGCCTCCGGCTTCTACGGAGACCGGCTCAGTGCGATGCGCGAGTTGGTCGACGGGGCCGACATCGACGTCGTCACCGGCGACTACCTTGCCGAGTTGACCATGCTGATCCTGTGGAAGTCCCGCCAGAGGGATCCCGAAAGCGGTTATGCGCGAACGTTTCTTACACAGTTCGGCCAGGTTGTCCAAGCGTGCGCCGACCGCGGGATCAAGGTGGTCGTCAACGCCGGCGGCCTGAATCCTGCCGCGATGGGCGAGGCGGTGCGCGCCATCATTGCCGACGTCGGGGTCGACCTTAAGGTCGCCCACATCGAGGGCGATGACCTCATGCCGAGGCTCGACGAGTTGCGCAGTGCCGGTTGCCCGTTCGCGAATCTCGACACCGGCCAGGCACTGTGGGGGGATCGCGCGGAGCCCGTCACTGCCAATGCCTACCTCGGTGGCTGGGGCATCGCTGCAGCGCTGTCCGCCGGAGCGGACGTCGTGATCACCGGCCGCGTGACCGATGCCGCACTCGTCGTGGGCGTCGGCGCCTGGTGGCACGGGTGGACCCGTACCGACTACGACGCGCTGGCAGGTGCCGTCGCCGCCGGCCACATCATCGAATGCGGCCCACAGGCTACCGGCGGCAACTACTCCCAATTCCGCGACGTCTCCGACCGCCGCTACCCCGGTTCGCCGATCGCCGAACTGGCCGCCGACGGAAGTTTCGTCATCACCAAACCATCCGGCACCGGCGGCCTGGTGTGTACCGGAACGGTAATCGCCCAGCTCCTCTACGAGGTAGCCTCACCGCGGTACCCGAACCCAGATGTGCTGGCGCACTTCGATACCCTGACTGTCACCCAGGAGGGCGCAGACCGCGTCCTGGTTTCGGGAACTCGCGGATCAGCACCGCCGCCGGCGCTCAAGGTCGCGATGAATTTCGTCGGCGGCTATCGCAACACGATGACCATGGTGCTGACGGGACTGGACATCGAGGAGAAAGCCGGATGGGCCCTGGACGAGCTCTTCACGATCCTAGGCGGGCGCGACCGCTTCGACACAGTTGACACCCAGTTGCTGCGCTACGACAAGCCCGGACCCACCTCCATGAGCGAGGCCACTGCCCATCTCCGGGTCAGCGTCAAGGACCGGGACCGGCGCAAGGTGGACCGCGCGTTCTCCAACGCGGTGATCGAGCTTTATGTGGCGGGCTACCCCGGCTTCCACACCACGACGCCGCCCACCGCCGCGAGTGAATTCGGGATCTATTGGCCGACTTTGATTTCCGCACAGCTCGTCGAGCACGTGGTCGTTCATGCGGATGGTTCACGTGAGGTGATCGCTCCCAGCGAAGAGACCGCCGAACTCGACGGCTCGCCCCCGCGACCTCAGGACGTCCGTGAATCCGTCGACCTCGGTCCTGCCGCCCCTCGACCGTTGGGCACGATCGTCGCAGCCCGATCGGGAGACAAGGGTGGCAATGCCAATGTCGGAGTCTGGACTGACTCCGACGAGCGATGGGAGTGGCTACGGGCCCATCTCACGGTGGACCGGTTCCGCGACCTGGTCGTCGAGGCAGCGGATTTCCCCGTGCACCGCTATGAGTTCCCCAATCTCCGGGCGCTGAACT
This is a stretch of genomic DNA from Mycobacterium sp. ELW1. It encodes these proteins:
- a CDS encoding flavin reductase family protein; its protein translation is MSVTGEDYRAALRRHPAGVVIITLMSESGPVGFTATSFTSLSLDPPLVCFNITHTSSSITALRRARSIAVHLLGEEQHALAKRFSASAEQRFADAALWTTLETGEPLLLGTSTWLCATIDQMVPAGDSTLAIALVTRIHRDHAAPSPLLYHDGTYHRADVLKV
- a CDS encoding LuxR C-terminal-related transcriptional regulator translates to MSISLASDGTRSASTRSRTEWWSREMELVERLRVASEHIQTALGTQLTLPAVEWDVPWRAAEMISTLTHACIDRLRHTSNSAVAEANRLCDLVLGLQQLAMDWYLHDTAMRGQRLADCAAGLSRLRGLPSSTALIESACEELVLRCGFHRAVLSKVENRSWTPLVLHDRADGTETSWFSDWINQRVPLSETAPEAEMLSRRRPSLVYDTANAPVYRPLIVAAGQSRSYVVAPLVVGDEVIGFLHTDHHPLPRRVDEGDRDVLWAFADGFSHIYERAMLLERLRAQRDNVRELFFGAVDSIDQLCESGADSTRPSEVGVGESRCATEGLVDLTEREAEVLELMVTGATNQAIADQLVITEGTVKSHVKHILRKYGAVNRAQAIAWALRDR
- a CDS encoding LuxR C-terminal-related transcriptional regulator codes for the protein MTQLTMMWELVNGEPHRLAKLEECAAIDIDVSPELLVLDGMADELAQLSAGRLGAVRRHSELSAAALSAVLDALERTRAETVAEGVLDSAPRWLCGCGAFDRVMFSTVRGSVWTPETLYVRDETGQVALEIDEEIADLHIPLASPLVEAEVVRRRVPAMVNDAPNEQRTYEPLVRRTGCRDYVVAPVIAMSAVIGLLHADRREPVVTAIDRDLLRLYADGVGVAYERAILNGRAEQQRRSVAEVCDAAIRALTEFDEVPGISLAASATPTPTPAVPAPHQVDGHTSKPLARLTAREREVLALLASGATNAQLADRLTVAESTVKSHVKHILHKLKAGNRAAAIACYLRESRLDERRRK
- a CDS encoding nitronate monooxygenase: MTSVSGPELVIAACRAGVIGAFPTHNAPSSAALDDWLDQISADLTPGCAPMAANLVVHRTNGRLDSDLISLCRHNVELVITSVGSPEPVVGPLHEIGAQVYADVASLGHAERALAAGVDGLILLSAGAGGQTGWANPFAFVRAVRRRYAGPLVLAGGITDGRSILAAQVLGVDFVYLGTKFIATDESMATPEYQAALVRSTMDDVRLSSRVGGIPANLLADWLTAACQSGDDDDARNPAFDQDQLLANRTAWSAGHSVSGVSAITPVPDLVSALVKEYGEARDQPLELAIND
- a CDS encoding carboxyl transferase domain-containing protein encodes the protein MPVLSTDVDTNSDTYLGNVQVQSAAVAALREQLELVAAGGGPRYVQRHHDRGRLLARERIELLVDRDAPFVELSALAAWGTEFNVGAAIVTGVGVVSGTECMIIAHDPTVRGGTMNPYTLRKNLRALEIARVNRLPVVYLVESGGADLPTQAELFVPAGRIFHELTELSAMGIPSIALVFGNSTAGGAYVPGMCDYAILVDKQAKVFLGGPPLVKMATGEDADDEALGGADMHTRVSGLGDYFAKDEVDAIRIGRDVVTHLNWRKLGPGPTQPADEPLYDTEELLGIASGDSKMPFDPREVIARIADGSRFSEYKPRWGTSIATGWASIHGFPVGILANTRGVLFSEESKKATEFILLANQTDTPLIFLQNVTGYMVGTEYEQGGIIKDGAKMINAVTNSTVPHITVNMGGSFGAGNYGMSGRAYDPRFMFSWPNAKLAVMGAAQLAGVLSIVGKAAAQSAGREFDHEADAARTAEIEAQIERESHAFYVSARIYDDGVIDPRDTRSVLGLALSATHSNAIEGRRGFGVFRM
- a CDS encoding biotin carboxylase N-terminal domain-containing protein, translating into MITKLLIANRGEIASRIIRTAREMDIKTVAVYSDADCHAPYVAAADESVHLPGTTPGDTYLRADLILDAAGRTGADAIHPGYGFLSENASFAAACGERGVIFVGPSPAAITAMGSKVAAKELMAQAGVPVLPGTTVQSGEDLDAERLADAAENIGYPILVKAAFGGGGRGMRIVADADSLVEAVQSAQREAASAFGDGTVFLEKFVQSPRHIEVQIFGDGHGTVVHLGERECSIQRRYQKIIEEAPSTAVDAALRDELGRAAVAAGKALGYEGAGTVEFVMAPDGSFYFLEVNTRLQVEHPVTEMVTGIDLVRAQLLVAAGEPLPVDMIDVQPRGHAIEVRLYAEDVAAGFIPVSGSLTVLDFPDVPGIRVDAGFESGSVISTFYDPMLAKVIGFADTRDAACSRLARALTETRVHGVATNRDLLIGILREPEFRSGAIDTGYLQRHDPAVLMGDHRDAVQIHALVAALADQAYRRATTAVLPGLPSGFRTLPSSDQKVSFTHGDCTIDVGYRFDRGRLNATVAGCDLPVRVLAASGESVDAEIAGIRRRYSVIRDGVHHYVDSSLGSTALREQERFPDPSANAEAGSLTAPMPGAVVRIEVIQGTRVQAGTPIVVLEAMKMEHTVRAPANGVVAAISVTAGDQVESGQVLAIVSVDDSE
- a CDS encoding TIGR03084 family metal-binding protein; its protein translation is MGLDYPALLDDLREESDQLTTHLRDLTERHWDLPTPAAGWTIRDQVSHLAFFDDTARMAMSDPDRFRAEANRLMAGGMDFPDRIAAEHRDRPASELLPWFVDARERLLAAFASDDPRRRLPWFGPDMSVASSATARLMETWAHGQDVYDTLGLTHPPSPGLRSIAHLGVATFAFAHRLNELEIPEQPVRVALYSADGDVWAWGPEGAADQVTGSAEDFVLTVTQRRHWTETALDARGAVARRWLDIAQVFAGAPSRRSVSK
- a CDS encoding acyclic terpene utilization AtuA family protein codes for the protein MTRPVRIGNASGFYGDRLSAMRELVDGADIDVVTGDYLAELTMLILWKSRQRDPESGYARTFLTQFGQVVQACADRGIKVVVNAGGLNPAAMGEAVRAIIADVGVDLKVAHIEGDDLMPRLDELRSAGCPFANLDTGQALWGDRAEPVTANAYLGGWGIAAALSAGADVVITGRVTDAALVVGVGAWWHGWTRTDYDALAGAVAAGHIIECGPQATGGNYSQFRDVSDRRYPGSPIAELAADGSFVITKPSGTGGLVCTGTVIAQLLYEVASPRYPNPDVLAHFDTLTVTQEGADRVLVSGTRGSAPPPALKVAMNFVGGYRNTMTMVLTGLDIEEKAGWALDELFTILGGRDRFDTVDTQLLRYDKPGPTSMSEATAHLRVSVKDRDRRKVDRAFSNAVIELYVAGYPGFHTTTPPTAASEFGIYWPTLISAQLVEHVVVHADGSREVIAPSEETAELDGSPPRPQDVRESVDLGPAAPRPLGTIVAARSGDKGGNANVGVWTDSDERWEWLRAHLTVDRFRDLVVEAADFPVHRYEFPNLRALNFLIVGFLGDGVASCTRPDPQAKALGEYLRAVHTDVPDKLVY